The Humulus lupulus chromosome 4, drHumLupu1.1, whole genome shotgun sequence genome has a window encoding:
- the LOC133831350 gene encoding cytochrome b-c1 complex subunit 9, mitochondrial, with the protein MDSAARRTGGGLFEGLYKVIMRRNSVYVTFVIAGAFLGERAVDYGVHKLWEYNNVGKRYEDIPVLGQRQSEE; encoded by the exons ATGGATTCAGCAGCTCGACGAACCGGCGGTGGCCTTTTTGAAGGGCTTTACAAAGTGATTATGCGCCGGAACTCTGTCTACGTGACTTTCGTCATCGCTGGTGCTTTCCTCGGAGAAAGA GCTGTGGATTATGGAGTTCATAAGCTCTGGGAGTACAACAATGTTGGG AAACGATATGAAGATATTCCAGTTTTGGGGCAAAGGCAGTCAGAAGAATGA